A section of the Schistosoma haematobium chromosome ZW, whole genome shotgun sequence genome encodes:
- a CDS encoding hypothetical protein (EggNog:ENOG410V8IG~COG:L): MKGVSTRNYKANHKGEMKFGKCLSCGKFHARNSCVFRNAKCFKCGKVGHIQSLCKATVHFASSCTKSCDLNFNNSDVSSDHLSLSTISKGNAHIQKRLYTSLGSSQDFILDTGSIESIISFKNLKDLDPNIVVRPTEVSILGITGHRLPIRGCCELLIRDDNSSYIPCEFLVSETGLSILGLKNLKRLKVELSFLVSKENSDTLLKDLIAMCAKCSGGMKIKPIKLQVQGDPVFLKRRIIPYGLREAVHKTLNDLCVKGIIEPIQSSAWGTPIVTPLKSDGKTPRICGDYRLTLNSRLLKQTCTTVEAEDILNRLHGSKVFSKVDLKDAYLQIPLDESSSILTTINTPFGLFKYNFLPFGLSCSPAIFQEVMNKVVSDLEGVEVYQDDLIVHGSNKVVHDQRLIALLRRLIEKNITVNPNKCSFCVSSFECLGYLVDGNGFRPDMKRLAPLTNAPSPKNLTELRSLVGALQYYSRFIPNFSCRANCLFNILTSNSFKWSEEQELCLRSLLKFLQSDAVLRTYSLMYILCLLLMHHLWELVQFWNRKVDQLFVFHANLLLLNKVIHRLSEKH, translated from the coding sequence atgaaaggtgtttcaacgaggaattacaaagcaaatcacaaaggtgagatgaagtttggtaaatgtttatcatgtggaaagtttcatgctcgcaattcatgtgtatttcgtaatgctaaatgttttaaatgtggtaaggtaggacacattcagtcactatgcaaagctactgtccattttgcttcgagctgtactaaatcttgtgatttaaatttcaataattcggatgtttctagtgatcatttgtctttgtccactatttcgaaaggtaatgctcatattcagaagcgattatatacatcgcttggttcatCTCAGGACTTTATTctggacacaggcagtatagagtccattatttcattcaagaacttgaaagaTTTAGATCCTAACATTGttgtacgacccactgaagtatcaatactggggattactggacacagactgcccatacgaggatgttgtgaattgctaatcagagatgataattcttcatacataccttgtgaatttttagttagcgaaacaggactgtcaatattgggtttaaagaatttgaaaaggcttaaggtggagttgtccttcttagtttctaaagaaaattctgatactttacttaaagatttgatagctatgtgtgctaagtgcagtggaggtatgaaaattaagcctataaaacttcaagtacagggtgatcccgtctttcttaaaagacgaataattccttatggtcttcgagaagcagtacataagacattaaacgatttgtgtgtgaaaggcataattgaaccaattcagtcttcagcatggggtactcctatcgttacgccactgaagtcggacggcaagacccctagaatttgcggtgactatagattaactctgaactcccgtttgttgaagcaaacgtgcacgacggtagaagctgaagatattctaaatcgacttcatggttctaaagtgttctcgaaagttgacctaaaagatgcttatcttcaaattcctttagatgaatcttcatctattttgacgacaattaacactccttttggtctgttcaaatacaatttccttccatttggtctaagttgttctccagccatatttcaggaagttatgaataaagtagttagtgatcttgaaggtgttgaagtttatcaagatgatctcattgttcatggctctaataaggtagttcatgaccagagacttattgctttattgcgtcgtttaattgagaagaatataacagtgaatccaaataagtgttcattttgtgtatctagttttgaatgccttggatacctagttgatggtaatggttttagaccagatatgaaacgactagctccactgactaatgcaccgtctccgaaaaatcttacagaattacgttcactagtgggtgctcttcaatactattcccgttttattcctaatttttcttgtcgtgcaaattgtttatttaatattttaacatccaattcattcaaatggagtgaggaacaagagttatgcttacgaagtctgctgaagtttcttcaaagtgatgctgttcttcgaacgtactccctaatgtacattctgtgcttattactgatgcatcacctgtgggaattggtgcagttttggaacaggaaggtagaccagttatttgtgtttcacgcaaacttactgttactgaacaaggttattcacagactcagcgagaagcattag